The Peromyscus leucopus breed LL Stock chromosome 4, UCI_PerLeu_2.1, whole genome shotgun sequence genome segment ACAAGGGTTTCCCATCCCTGGTCTTGGCCTCACCCTCTTTACTGCCCTGCATCCAACCCTGGAGAGCCTTGTAGATTACCCCTTAGAGCAGGGAAGCCTGGGTCTTCCAGaacagggagggggaagaggtCGCCGAGGCAATGCCATATTCCGGGACAAAACATCTCTGGATGTTTTGCTGAAATTCTCAGCCAGTGCTTTGGCCTACCATCTGGTAATCTTGTTCCCTCCATCACCTACAGAACAATGCCGGGCGCTCCAGATGCAGGGCGTGAAGGAGAAAACAGCACAGAACAAGGCCACAATGAGCCTTCTGCGCAGCAACCTCCGTCGAGGGGCCCACGAGTGGGCTTTGGCAAAGAAGGTGCAAAAGCCCCACCCCCTTCGCAGTCTGGGGTTAGGAGGTGGTGGCCCACTTAACACAAGCACACAACCTAACCCTTTCTCTGGACCAGAAGGCTTGTACTTTTGTGACTGGTGCCCAGGGCAAGTTCCCCAACATCCACCCGGAGTGCTTAGCACCTACAGTAGCAACTACCTTGGACTCGCTGACTTCCTTTGGGGGCCCCATCACACCCGAGCAGGGATGGCCCTGGAGGGGTCCTGCGTGTTCTGCTCAGGGGTCCCAGGACCAATGGTCTCCTTGCTGGGCTAGCGGCGAGTAAAAGGTCCTGGGGGTTATGTCTGAGTACATCAGTGCCCAGGGGAACGCAAAAGGGCCAGGCTCCCAGCTCAGCCGCTGCCGCTCCACAGTATGACCAGTGGACCATCTCCAAGGCCTGCGCGAAGGATGCGTCCATGAGGCTGGCACACTGCCGCAGTTCTATGGAGGTAACGAGGCAGAGGGGAGGGTACCTAAAGGATCCCTGGTCCCTCTCAGCCCCAGTCCCTGAGGCCCGCCCCAAGTAAATGTTACAAGGCCGGCGGAAGGCGAAGCGCGTGTTCCCGTGGGGCAGCTGCGGGTCCCCGACCTGCAGCCTTCCTGGGATCCCCGCAGCGCTCCCTCTCGCACCCACGCGCGGGCACCCTCCTGGACCCAGGTGGCTCGGGAGAAGCTGCGCAAGTACGTCTTCGACCGTGTGAATGCACACAACGTGCTGATTTATCTGGCTCGTCGACGGGGACAGAAGCTAGAGAGCTTGCAAGGGGAGCTGGCCAGCCTGCGGAACCAGCCAGATGCCACTAAAGAGGAGCTAAAGCTGCTGCAGGTGCCCGGGGACCGGGCGGGGGCGAGGCTCCGGCGGTGCGCCCGAGCTTCCGGGAGGGGCGGGACTCAGCAAGCATGACTCCGAAAGGGGTGGGTCTGCGCCGGAGGATGTGGAGATTCTGTAAAAGGGACGGAGTACCACCTTCAGACAGGGGTTCTGTATCAGAGCTGGACCGCTGATTAGGCAGGGTTCTGCGGGAAGGACGTCTCGGTTTGGTGAGGGTCTTTGTAAGAGGAAAAACACTTTAGCAGGTGAGACAGGCCTCCAACGGAGGGGTGGGACTACATCAGAAGGGTGGGGCCTCCGGATGGACAAGACCCTTCGGTTAGTCCGTGCCCTTACATGGCTGTGTACAAACAGGAAAACTTTCTAACAAAGAGCAGAAAACCGATGATCTGAGGTAATGTTTTTATCACACAGCTgtaaacatgaagttgggaatcAAAGCCATTTTACACATGGTGACCGGGTGGTGGTTAAGATGTACAATAATGACTTCGtctgcagggcatggtggcaggggCAGGACTAGGGGAGCCCAACACCCTTGTGTGAAAGCCCAGCCCGCCACCCTGTGCCCTCCTTGGGCAGGGTTCGCCCCTTCACACCTGATTGGCGGTTGTGGGGAGGTGGGTCTTGTTACCAAGCCTTTTCAATGATCCAACTCCACCACTACCATCAGGTTATCCGCCAGCTGGAGAACAACATTGAAAAGACCACGATCAAGATCACCACCAGCCAGAACATCCACATGCTGTACACAGACCTGCTGGATTACCTGAAGAAGGTGAGCCCCTCACCCAGGGAGCCCCACCTGCAACTCTATTGCAAGCAGCCAGCAAAGCGGCCCTAAAAGTATGTGGAAACTGCTTAGAGAACGTCATTTTTGTTGCTCCACACAAGCATATTATGGGGTAGACCCATTTGAGGGGCTGAAGCCTGAGCATGGTAGCATGGTCTGTGAGCTCAGCACTCTATAGGCTAAGATGGGAAGATTAcatattccaggccagcctgggcatctCAAAAACAGATGcaaatcatcacacacacacacacacacacacacacacacacacacacacacacaccacaaaaccaCAGAACTCTTTCTTTCACATATTAAATAGTTTAGTTTGGGTCTCTGAGGGTCAGAGGTGGGCTGTACTCCCCTCCCAGGAAGTCTCCTAACCTGGTTTGGGACAGACTCATCTCCCACCTCCCGAAATATGCTGAGCACACAGCTTCCTGCCCACTTTGGATCTGGCTACCCTGCTTTCTGTATTGGGAAGCCAGGAGGAGGCAAATTCTGGCCCAGGGAAGTCCCAGGGACCCATGGCCGTGTATCTCATTGAGCACATTCCCAGTATGGCTCCCATAGAGCAGAGCATCTGCAGTGGAAGTGAGGGAAAAAGGGCTTCAGGGCAGCAGGCGACTGAAAGCAGCGTGGTGGacaggcctggagaggtggccaGGAGAAAGCCCTAATGCCTTTGCCCTGAGGAAGGGAGGTAAATGAGTGACATGGCATCACTGGAGAGAAAGCGTTGGTATGTGGGCAGATGCAGCAGCTTTTCCCCGCTGGGCTCATATCCCTCAGCCAGGATCTCAGCATCATGCTCTGGTCTGTCCTGCTTACCTGACCCTAGTGCTGGAGGCTCAACTGGAGGCCCtgcccacccttccttcctttgtccaCCCCTCCCCACACTCCTTCACCTGCGTGTTCTTTGTAGAACTTTCTCTCCAGGACAAACATACTTGAATCAAATCCCCATATCCACATTTTGTAAAATCTGCAAAGACTCAGCATGGGCAGGTTTTAACAACAAAATATCGATAGCTAAGCGTCCTTGCCCACGATGCACCTAGCCTTGTGCTAAGTACGCTATCTTATTTCTCCCTGCATCCTAACAGAAACCTTCCAAAGAAGTCAGGACCGCCTTAGAAAGGCTAGGTGTTACCCCACAATCACACAGCTAGCTGCTTAGACGTGGACTTTGCTTTGAGCCCTATCTGGCTCCAAGCCCATCCTTCAAGCCTTTCTGTTCCACTTCAGACCAAAGATGCCCCCCCAAGCAAACCCTcctggaggttttttgtttttgatttttgtttttcaaggcaaggtttctctgtctaacagtactggctgtcctgaactctcttggtagaccaggctggcctcaaactcactgagatctgcctgcctctgcctcctaagtaatgggattaaaggtgtgcatcactaatGCCTAGCTCCCtcctgggttttttggttttagaGTTGGCCTTTGCTGAGACCTCCTCACACCCTCTTGTCCTGGGTAGTGAGAGTCCATAGGTCACCAATGACTTTCCATACTAGAAcagttctttctccttctctgtgaCTTGCCTAGAGGCTGGGCCACATCAGAACCTCTATCCTATCCCCAGAGCTCACACAGTGAAGGATGGAAGAGAACCAGAGGGCTCAGGAAAGCCAGCAATAAGGTATGATGGCACCAAAGGAGCCCATGGCTTCATGACCTTGTTGCCTTTGCCCATCCTGATAGGTGCTGGCAGGCTACCCCACAGAGCTAGACAAACTTCAGAACCTGGTGACCAACTACTGCTCGGAGCTGTCAGATATGACAGTCATGTCCCAAGATGCCATGATGATTACTGATGAGGTCAAGGTGAGTCCCAGGATTGGGGAGCCGTCAATAGCTGGATCACCTGATCCTGTCTTGTTCAGGACCTATCTGGACGTTCTGTGCCTACACTACCCATCATTGTTAGCCTTACCAGCTGATCTGCTCACCCAGGGGACAGAGAAAGTCAATTTGGGCACAGAGGCCATAATAGATGTGGCCAGGACAATGGGCATCTATTCACCTTGTCACTACCAAGATCCCTGTCTCTAGGGAGATAGGACTAGGGAGGCCAGCAAGCCCCATCCTCCCGAAATGGGCAATTCTTCTAGTAGTCCACCTCATCATATCTAGTTCAGTATGGCAGACAGAGGCAAAGGGTTTCAGAAGTCTCTAGGGTGGCTTTCCAAGGAAATATGCTGGAATGGGCTCTGAAGGACCAGTGAAGTCCAGAGGTAATTAGAGCTCAGGAGGAGAAAGGGCAGAAAAGCCAAAGCTGTTGCCACATGTGAGTGCACAGAAATTGACATAGCTTCCCTGCATGAGTCAGTGGAGGCTACAGCATCCTCAGCCTTACAGCCTCGGAGAACACAGAGGGACACGTGACCACACTGTGCtttatgccaggtgtggtggtgcacgcctttgatcccagcactcaggaggcagcgtcaaacagatctctgatttcgaggccagcctagtctatggagtgagttctgggacagccagggctacacagagaaaccctgtcttgaaaggaaaagggaaaaaaaaaacccaccacagattgtggggtgtttgtttgtttgtctttagagacagggtttctctgtgtagttttggtgcctgtcctagatctcgttttgtagaccagtctggccttgaactcacagaaatcctcctggctctgcctcccgagtgctgggattaaaggtgcgcaccaccgcCGCTGCCCGGCCAGATTGTGTTTTATAATAGCACACATTAACTTCAGGTGCCAGAAGGTGCCAGAGCAGAACTACTGACTGTGTGGCCAGGCCAGTAGTAGAGTGGGGGTGGCCAGAAGTAGACAGGGCAGGGAAGTCTTTAAGGGGTGACCACAGTGAGCTTTAGTGATAGGAGtgggtgagagaaagagagcaggaaggaaggagtgaaggaTGAGAGTTTTCAGCCACAAAAGCAGACTGGAGGAGAGCCCAGCTTTGAGAATTAAAGGGGTGAATTACTTTTAGATACGTTAAATCCAATTTAATGGGTTCTAAGTGGAATAGGCCAGGAAGCAACTAAAGGCAAGGGcccagaggaaagaagagagcctGGACTAGAGGGAAAGTCAGTAGGCATGTGTTAGCCAGGAGTCTCTGCACCACAGAGGCAATGGGGCTCCCAAGAGGACAGTGGGagccaggaagaagaaaagaatggccAGCTTCCTTCCACAATCCAATAAGATGAAGACTGAAAACTGGCCACTGGCTTTAGAACCACAGGAGGACCCTTGGTGGGGCAGTATCCCCATTGAATCTCTATGTCCCCAGAGGAACATGAGGCAAGGGGAGGCGTCCTTCATCGAGGAGCGAAGGGCACGAGAGAACCGGCTGAATCAGCAAAAGAAGCTTATTGACAAGATCCACACCAAGGAGACCAGCGAGAAGTACCGCCGTGTACATCTTAAGCCGTACCCCATGGCTCTCCTTAcccatgggggtggggaagagctgggaggaCCCTTCAGTTCTCATTCTCACCTGCTTCTTTCTCCCATCAGGGCCGGAGGGACTTGGATTTCCCCTCCAATCTGATGAGTATGGACACCACGAAGGGTGAGTCTCAGCTCCTTGCCTTGTACAGCCAAGGTCTCCAGTAGCCGGCAATGACTGGGACTGCCCGGCCAGGTACCATGAGGCCAGTGGTCACTAGGGTGAGGAAGACAGACAGCCCCTGCCTCTTCCCTGACTGTCCCTGAAGAATCGGAGAGCCTATGGCACAAGGTGGCTGCAGAGACGCTATCTCTAGCAGCTAGAGCTCAGCCACCCAGTGACATCTCAGAACTGCTCCCCAGAGCCACATGCTGCAATTCTGCTCCTGGTCCTTGTTTGTCCTTGAGTTTCCCAAGGTACTCTGAAGGGTCAGGCTGGGGAGAACAGGTACAGGTCACATGAGGGCACCCAACATCCTAGGGGTCTTCTCTGAAGCCTGAGTGTCTGTAAAGCCACCAGGTAGCCATTCCTACACACCGACTAGGCCCTCCTCCTCTGTTCTGCCCagtgaggaaaagagaaacttccatAGCAGATATGGAATACCAGACAGAAGTGACGGCTTTGGTGGAGAGGGTCAAATCTGCTGTACAGTGCTCCCACCTCTGGGTAAGTCTCCCTGGCACTGGGAGGGTGGCTAAGCTAGGCCAGGGCCTGGGGCGCTCTGCAAAAAGTTCACAAAGCTTAACCTCCCCTTGGACGTTCCCAAACATGATGCTCCCGAGCCTGGAAAAAGTCTGGATTTTTTGAGGTATGAAGATACCCCCAGCATATGGATGGCATGTTCCCACCATATCCTACGTACAGGACAGAGTCTGCCAGAATTTGAAAGTCCAAAGGCTAAGGACCTGGCCTCTCACCACAACTCTAGCCCCTTCCCAGGTTGACAGCCACAGTGAACAACTGTCATAGACCTACCTGAGTTTCCACTGTCGGGCCTTGAGCTCCCAGCCACAGCATCTTGACTGAAGGTGATACATGGTCTCTTCATGGTAGATGGGGTTGCTTACCCTCTGCCTGTCATGAAAGCTATGTATCAGGACATATACAGGTTCCCCTTCTGCCCAGCCCTTCATAAGCCTTAGCGCCCAAAAAGTATTCAGTGTCATGACTGGGCCCCAAGTACCAAGAAGCCGCACTATCCATTGGGAGGAGCCCAGGAGAAAGCAGGGCTATGAGGCCCTACTGCCTTTCAGGCCCACACCTGTTATTTTCTGCCCTGGACTGGTTAGGACATAGCTGGCCGCTTCCTGGCTCAGAAGAATACAGAGGAGAACCTGGAGCTGCAGATGGAGGATTGTGAGGAGCGGCGGACCCAGCTGGAGGCCCTGATGAAGAAGCTGGAACTGGAAGAGGCACTGCTCAAATTCCACCAGATACCCAGCTCTGCTGGGTATGTTCCCGGGCTGCTGGACGGCCCCGCGGGTACAAGCTTGATTCCCGGGCTGCTGGACGGCCCCGCGGGTACAAGCTAGCTGTACATATCGATTACCAATAGACCTGTGCATCTAAAGAAGAGCTAAGGACTCAACAGGCTTGAAGCTGACTTTATGAGCCCCTGAAGCTGATATAACCCCTGCTGCAGGACCCCGTGGGCCCTGAGTACTGTCCCGCTCTTACTGCTGTGCTTACCTCCTCCACAGCTTTAGTTCTATTGAGAAAAAGATGAAGAGCATgctagaagaggaagaagcaaggcTCCAGCTGGCCCACAACAACATGACCAAGAGCCAGCAGCTGCTACTGGCCATTCAGACGGGCATTGACAACCTCTACATCCGGCTCATCGGCATCACCTTGCCAACTACCCAGGTACCAGCcctgggggcggggtggtggtggagggggctGCTGTGCACAGGGTCCTCGTGTGGGGCCACCAGAAAAACAAGCTGCTCCTCTGGCCTACAGAAACAATTATCAATATCTGACACCCTTGATGTGTATAGCAAGCTGGACTATTGCGAGGGGAAGCTCACATATCTGGCTGACCGCATGCAAACGCAGTCCAGAAATGAGGAGGTAGCCCTGGGCCATGGAGGGGTACCCGCAAAACCCATGTCCTCTCCAAGCTGATAAGGGTGCTGCCCTGCAGGTCGACGCAAAGGTGAAGGACGCCCTGGAATCATCAACTCTAAAGGAGAAACATAATACCAGAATTACCTTTGAGGACCAAGAGGAGGACATGATAGGTGAGGCCCTAGATGTCGGCCACAGGGAGGAGATGGAAAATGGGGAACAGGGACTACAGCTGGAACTAACGCAAGGCAAGAGATGGCATACACTGTCTGACTAGAGCATACTGGCAGACTGCGTGCTAAAGGGAAAGGTTTTAATAGAGGTGACAGAGGTTAACCTTTATgagaatttattgtttttttttttttctgagacaaagggGCATACCATGATATGGGCCATAAGGGAGCTCAGACCAGACCTTTAGTGGAATTTCTGCCACAAAGGCAGGGCAGGATGCACAGAGAAGGATGGCTTAGTATGGGTGATCCTGGCATATCCTGGTTCCTTGGCACCTGGCCTTGGGTGACTTAGGGCAGGGGTCAGATCACAGAGGGTCTTCAGTCATCGGTCCATCTGTGAGATGAGCTCCAGACACAAGAGAAGGCCCATCGGAGCAGAAAAGCAAACGGgtaagggtggggaggggggtgggtcTCTGGAAAGTCATTCCTTTCTTGCCTGTGCAGAAACCTTCCAGTTTGCGGACGTGGACCATAGCTACGTCCCTTCGCGGGCCGAGATAAAGAAACAGGGCCAACGGCTGATCGAGGGGAAGCTCAAGGTgtccaaaaagaagaagaagtagccCGGGCCGggctttaaaacacaaataaacatttttccagAACTACTGTAGAGAAAGGAGAAACCCACTGGACTTTGAGGGCGGGAAGGCGGGGCTTggacggggaggggaggggctgctcCAAAGGGGCGGGATCTAGTGCGCCCGCTGCGCAGGCGGCGTCTACGTGTCCCTCTCGGCGCTCCGTAGCCGCGCCGGCGCCAAGATGGCGGCGCTGACGGATGCTTGGCCGCCGCGCCGAGGGCCACGGGAGCCGGAGCGGAGCTACAGAGGCTAAGGCCTCAGAGCCTCGCTCGAGGCCGCTCCCACCGTCGGGCCTCGGCTTGTGGCCGCGCCGGCCCCGACCTCGGAGGAAGCCTGGGCCGGCCGGACATGGTGCGAAGCGCGctgcactgctgctgctgctcctgctgctgctgctgctcctgctcctgaGCTCGCGGGCCGCACCCGGCTCGCACGTCCAGCAGGAAGATGTTCTCGGCGTTGAAGAAGCTGGTGGGGTCGGAGCAGGCCCCGGGTCGGGACAAGAACATCCCCGCCGGGCTGCAGTCCATGAACCAGGCGCTGCAGAGGCGCTTCGCTAAGGGGGTTCAATACAACAGTGAGTGCGGGGCCGCGCCGTCGGGCAGGCCGGGGCGGCTGGCGGTACCGGGGGTGTCCACCCAGCCCTAGAGGACCGGGGTGGACGGGGTCCCTGGGCTCTGAATAATGGTCGCCCCTTGAGGGCCGTCACCTGACAGGAGACCTCCAGAGGAGAGCTGTGCAGCGACGCTGGCGGAGCAGCGGTGGAGGACCCTGATTGGCGCGGGTACCCTGCCGACAGAGACCATTACATAACGCGAGGGAGCACGCGCGGGTCTGGGGCTAGCGGCTGCGTGCCGCCTGCCTCCCCTCCGGACCCCGGCGCGTGCTCGCACTTGAGCCTCCTGAAAGTCGGTCGGCTCTGGCATTGAGCCgtggcattttttgttttgttcacttgGAAGCCGGTTTGCAAACAATAGCCACCACGCCACACGTTCTCacccccctcctcttttttttttttttttttaagagttttgtaagggatatattttcaaaaagttcCAAAAGGCACTAACTGCATCCCTGGCCCCACAGGAAGAAAGGCCCGCTCTATCCTTCGttat includes the following:
- the Ccdc183 gene encoding coiled-coil domain-containing protein 183 isoform X1 — encoded protein: MSLGGQAIFKFQPCFKSCAEVREPGFLQSLPCCNGAHFSIQLIMPEEIRTQMGTEGHPHGITGAESIYSQGETQQKNQPCNTPIQPSSPRPKTKCTKCLKKQCRALQMQGVKEKTAQNKATMSLLRSNLRRGAHEWALAKKYDQWTISKACAKDASMRLAHCRSSMEVAREKLRKYVFDRVNAHNVLIYLARRRGQKLESLQGELASLRNQPDATKEELKLLQVIRQLENNIEKTTIKITTSQNIHMLYTDLLDYLKKVLAGYPTELDKLQNLVTNYCSELSDMTVMSQDAMMITDEVKRNMRQGEASFIEERRARENRLNQQKKLIDKIHTKETSEKYRRGRRDLDFPSNLMSMDTTKVRKRETSIADMEYQTEVTALVERVKSAVQCSHLWDIAGRFLAQKNTEENLELQMEDCEERRTQLEALMKKLELEEALLKFHQIPSSAGFSSIEKKMKSMLEEEEARLQLAHNNMTKSQQLLLAIQTGIDNLYIRLIGITLPTTQKQLSISDTLDVYSKLDYCEGKLTYLADRMQTQSRNEEVDAKVKDALESSTLKEKHNTRITFEDQEEDMIETFQFADVDHSYVPSRAEIKKQGQRLIEGKLKVSKKKKK
- the Ccdc183 gene encoding coiled-coil domain-containing protein 183 isoform X2, translating into MSLGGQAIFKFQPCFKSCAEVREPGFLQSLPCCNGAHFSIQLIMPEEIRTQMGTEGHPHGITGAESIYSQGETQQKNQPCNTPIQPSSPRPKTKCTKCLKKQCRALQMQGVKEKTAQNKATMSLLRSNLRRGAHEWALAKKYDQWTISKACAKDASMRLAHCRSSMEVAREKLRKYVFDRVNAHNVLIYLARRRGQKLESLQGELASLRNQPDATKEELKLLQVIRQLENNIEKTTIKITTSQNIHMLYTDLLDYLKKVLAGYPTELDKLQNLVTNYCSELSDMTVMSQDAMMITDEVKRNMRQGEASFIEERRARENRLNQQKKLIDKIHTKETSEKYRRGRRDLDFPSNLMSMDTTKVRKRETSIADMEYQTEVTALVERVKSAVQCSHLWDIAGRFLAQKNTEENLELQMEDCEERRTQLEALMKKLELEEALLKFHQIPSSAGFSSIEKKMKSMLEEEEARLQLAHNNMTKSQQLLLAIQTGIDNLYIRLIGITLPTTQVDAKVKDALESSTLKEKHNTRITFEDQEEDMIETFQFADVDHSYVPSRAEIKKQGQRLIEGKLKVSKKKKK
- the Ccdc183 gene encoding coiled-coil domain-containing protein 183 isoform X3, with product MKVHNEAAVEAQIQELRTITRLQEQCRALQMQGVKEKTAQNKATMSLLRSNLRRGAHEWALAKKYDQWTISKACAKDASMRLAHCRSSMEVAREKLRKYVFDRVNAHNVLIYLARRRGQKLESLQGELASLRNQPDATKEELKLLQVIRQLENNIEKTTIKITTSQNIHMLYTDLLDYLKKVLAGYPTELDKLQNLVTNYCSELSDMTVMSQDAMMITDEVKRNMRQGEASFIEERRARENRLNQQKKLIDKIHTKETSEKYRRGRRDLDFPSNLMSMDTTKVRKRETSIADMEYQTEVTALVERVKSAVQCSHLWDIAGRFLAQKNTEENLELQMEDCEERRTQLEALMKKLELEEALLKFHQIPSSAGFSSIEKKMKSMLEEEEARLQLAHNNMTKSQQLLLAIQTGIDNLYIRLIGITLPTTQKQLSISDTLDVYSKLDYCEGKLTYLADRMQTQSRNEEVDAKVKDALESSTLKEKHNTRITFEDQEEDMIETFQFADVDHSYVPSRAEIKKQGQRLIEGKLKVSKKKKK